Proteins encoded in a region of the Dreissena polymorpha isolate Duluth1 chromosome 6, UMN_Dpol_1.0, whole genome shotgun sequence genome:
- the LOC127833718 gene encoding uncharacterized protein LOC127833718 translates to MQQWVSGVEFVSSQVLGYESSKIIGNYDGGGWHPQSPLKMQYVEVMFDKKVHVTRVDIYETSGAGSEKAIKCNVGGHWTTLWSTTPVSSSPHGQIFSPNLTASCFSNHIMVEFHLIQHDVKVDAIRLHEDKPPISIQFGLTQELYQAQEIMNRSSLATLRPADKGPYRYIRIQGSPQQEPLKLCNLQIKGYLSPRKPLFKLVKFITMSIPRIGTVSNIPSVMRCGSICTRQTAPPCVTAQFDPERHSCAMFGGFEHQKDNDDRNETIVFQCAAHLFTN, encoded by the exons ATGCAGCAATGGGTTAGTGGTGTTGAGTTTGTGTCATCGCAAGTTTTAGG aTATGAGTCATCAAAGATCATAGGTAACTATGACGGAGGTGGATGGCATCCGCAGTCGCCTCTAAAGATGCAATATGTAGAG GTTATGTTCGACAAAAAAGTGCATGTGACAAGAGTTGACATCTATGAAACGTCCGGTGCAGGAAGCGAGAAGGCCATTAAGTGCAACGTTGGCGGACATTGGACAACTCTTTGGAGCACAACCCCAGTCAGCTCCTCTCCTCATGGACAAATATTTTCTCCAAATCTG acgGCTTCATGCTTTTCGAATCACATCATGGTCGAATTTCACTTAATTCAACATGACGTGAAAGTCGACGCTATTCGATTGCATGAAGACAAAC CGCCTATATCAATCCAATTTGGACTCACGCAAGAGCTATACCAAGCACAGGAAATTATGAACAGATCTAGCCTAGCCACATTGCGACCCGCTGACAAGGGGCCGTACAGATATATACGGATTCAGGGAAGCCCACAACAAGAACCCCTGAAACTCTGCAATCTCCAAATAAAGGGATACCTCTCCCCCAGGAAACCAC TCTTCAAGCTTGTCAAGTTCATAACAATGTCGATTCCTCGGATCGGTACAGTCTCTAATATCCCAAGTGTCATGAGATGCGGAAGCATCTGTACTCGTCAGACCGCACCGCCATGCGTGACCGCCCAGTTCGATCCGGAAAGGCACAGCTGCGCTATGTTCGGAGGATTTGAACACCAAAAAGACAACGACGACAGAAACGAGACGATTGTTTTCCAATGTGCAGCTCACTTGTTTACAAACTAA